The Metabacillus litoralis genome contains a region encoding:
- a CDS encoding methyl-accepting chemotaxis protein, translated as MTIKKKLLINSISVLLLALFMIAFIIYNMLSIQSSTQDEVPNLLNIEELQGKLNTSKQGLNNFSVTATDAQKEEVLLSIAESDKLLAELKKGITHSNSVETLEKAITKYEQWKVEANTALEDKIGPEAKRQSVRLDGILNDIHLLNEYANEQYAILQQNLQKQISFVIVSAVIGSIILVVLSLFIALRMTNSITRPLRALSKNAEEIAAGNLVIESITYKGKDELGALNTSFEQMVDQLRSLLVSVETVSKDVEGFAKDLETENKGLAAITNQVAVSTNEMSIGTQSISNDLQDAVSLIEQMDNGFKGNVTKSEESVTFGSEAVSAITSGQEAIETQRSLMIKNQNTTQKIDEATKTFTIYAAQIEDMAKTVSGIADQTNLLALNAAIEAARAGEAGKGFAVVADEVRKLAEESTNSTKHIFEMVTKIKEGISEITQFVQAGVTIAEEQKSSMDTTTEAFDNIGVRVDEMMIRLTSLVEGMNSSKQFGEKVLNSVESISAVVEETAAGNEEISASTTEQLSAFEKIVSKVVTMRELTDDLNETIGKFKLK; from the coding sequence ATGACAATAAAGAAAAAGCTATTAATTAATTCAATCAGTGTACTACTATTAGCGTTGTTTATGATTGCTTTTATCATTTATAATATGCTGTCTATTCAATCATCTACTCAAGATGAAGTACCCAATTTATTAAACATAGAAGAATTACAAGGTAAGTTGAACACATCAAAGCAAGGGTTAAATAATTTTTCGGTTACAGCAACAGACGCTCAAAAAGAAGAAGTGTTGCTTAGTATAGCAGAAAGTGACAAATTACTAGCTGAATTAAAAAAGGGGATCACTCACAGTAATAGTGTAGAAACATTGGAAAAGGCGATAACTAAGTATGAGCAGTGGAAAGTAGAAGCAAATACGGCACTTGAGGATAAGATTGGTCCTGAAGCAAAACGTCAATCAGTTCGTTTAGATGGAATCTTAAATGACATACATCTACTAAATGAATATGCAAATGAGCAATATGCTATTTTACAACAAAATCTACAAAAACAAATTTCCTTTGTAATTGTTTCAGCAGTAATCGGAAGTATCATTCTAGTGGTACTCAGCTTGTTCATTGCGCTTAGAATGACAAATTCAATTACCCGTCCGTTAAGGGCATTATCAAAGAATGCGGAGGAAATTGCAGCTGGAAACCTTGTTATAGAGTCGATTACGTACAAAGGCAAAGATGAGCTTGGTGCTTTAAATACATCTTTTGAGCAAATGGTTGATCAGTTAAGAAGCTTACTAGTTTCTGTTGAAACAGTGAGTAAGGATGTTGAAGGCTTTGCTAAAGATTTAGAAACAGAAAATAAGGGATTAGCTGCTATTACAAATCAAGTGGCAGTTTCCACAAATGAGATGTCAATTGGTACTCAGTCTATTTCAAATGATTTGCAAGATGCTGTTTCTTTAATTGAACAGATGGATAATGGGTTTAAGGGTAACGTGACTAAATCTGAAGAATCTGTTACCTTTGGGAGCGAGGCTGTTTCAGCAATTACGTCTGGTCAAGAAGCCATTGAAACTCAGCGTTCATTAATGATTAAAAATCAAAATACAACTCAAAAAATTGATGAAGCCACAAAAACGTTTACGATTTATGCAGCTCAAATTGAAGATATGGCGAAAACAGTTTCAGGTATCGCAGATCAAACTAATTTACTAGCTTTAAATGCTGCCATAGAGGCAGCACGAGCAGGTGAGGCTGGAAAAGGATTTGCTGTTGTGGCGGATGAGGTGAGAAAGCTTGCAGAGGAATCTACAAACTCTACAAAGCATATTTTTGAGATGGTTACAAAAATAAAAGAAGGCATTTCTGAAATTACTCAATTTGTTCAAGCGGGTGTGACCATTGCTGAAGAACAAAAGAGCTCAATGGATACGACAACAGAGGCTTTTGATAACATCGGTGTTCGAGTGGATGAAATGATGATACGTTTGACGTCATTAGTTGAGGGAATGAATTCTTCGAAACAATTTGGGGAAAAAGTTCTTAATAGTGTAGAGAGCATTAGTGCAGTTGTTGAGGAAACGGCAGCAGGTAATGAGGAAATTTCCGCGTCAACAACTGAACAATTGTCAGCGTTTGAGAAAATTGTAAGTAAAGTTGTTACAATGAGAGAATTAACGGATGATTTAAATGAAACGATTGGTAAATTTAAGTTGAAATAA